In Mesorhizobium sp., one DNA window encodes the following:
- the atpD gene encoding F0F1 ATP synthase subunit beta: MAKAATPKAPAAAKAPAKAAAAPKAAAPKAASKAASKASSSLASVTASGGAMTGGKAAGKVAQVIGAVVDVSFEGVLPPILNALETMNGGNRLVLEVAQHLGENTVRCIAMDSTEGLVRGQPVADTGSPIMVPVGDETLGRIMNVIGEPVDEAGPVRTKGKRAIHQDAPAYVEQSTEAQILVTGIKVVDLLAPYARGGKIGLFGGAGVGKTVLIQELINNVAKAHGGYSVFAGVGERTREGNDLYHEMIESGVNKDPHENNGSTEGSKCALVFGQMNEPPGARARVALSGLTIAEHFRDQGQDVLFFVDNIFRFTQAGSEVSALLGRIPSAVGYQPTLATDMGSMQERITTTTKGSITSVQAIYVPADDLTDPAPATSFAHLDATTVLNRAISEKGIYPAVDPLDSTSRMLDPQIVGEEHYQVARAVQATLQRYKSLQDIIAILGMDELSEDDKLTVARARKIERFLSQPFFVAEVFTGSPGQLVPLEDTIRSFKGLVNGEYDHLPEAAFYMVGSIEMAIAKAQKLAAEAA, translated from the coding sequence ATGGCAAAGGCCGCAACTCCGAAGGCTCCCGCAGCCGCAAAGGCTCCGGCAAAGGCAGCCGCCGCTCCCAAGGCCGCGGCCCCGAAAGCTGCAAGCAAGGCAGCTTCCAAGGCGTCGTCCTCGCTCGCCTCTGTAACCGCCTCGGGCGGCGCGATGACGGGCGGGAAGGCTGCCGGCAAGGTCGCCCAGGTCATCGGCGCCGTCGTCGACGTATCCTTCGAGGGCGTGCTGCCGCCGATCCTGAACGCGCTCGAGACCATGAACGGCGGCAACCGGCTCGTCCTCGAAGTCGCCCAGCATCTCGGCGAGAACACCGTCCGCTGCATCGCCATGGACTCCACCGAAGGCCTGGTGCGCGGCCAGCCGGTCGCCGACACGGGCTCCCCGATCATGGTGCCCGTCGGCGATGAGACGCTCGGCCGCATCATGAACGTCATCGGCGAGCCGGTCGACGAAGCCGGCCCGGTCAGGACCAAGGGCAAGCGCGCCATCCACCAGGACGCCCCGGCCTATGTCGAGCAGTCGACCGAGGCGCAGATCCTGGTGACCGGCATCAAGGTCGTCGACCTGCTGGCGCCCTACGCCCGCGGCGGCAAGATCGGCCTGTTCGGCGGTGCCGGCGTCGGCAAGACCGTGCTGATCCAGGAACTGATCAACAACGTCGCGAAGGCGCACGGCGGCTACTCGGTGTTCGCCGGCGTCGGCGAGCGCACCCGCGAGGGCAACGACCTCTATCACGAGATGATCGAGTCCGGCGTCAACAAGGACCCGCACGAGAACAACGGCTCGACCGAAGGCTCGAAGTGCGCCCTCGTGTTCGGCCAGATGAACGAGCCGCCGGGGGCGCGTGCCCGCGTCGCGCTGTCGGGCCTGACGATCGCCGAGCACTTCCGCGACCAGGGCCAGGACGTGCTGTTCTTCGTGGACAACATCTTCCGCTTCACGCAGGCGGGTTCTGAAGTGTCGGCGCTGCTCGGCCGCATCCCCTCGGCCGTGGGTTACCAGCCGACGCTCGCCACCGACATGGGCTCGATGCAGGAGCGCATCACCACCACGACCAAGGGCTCGATCACGTCGGTGCAGGCCATTTACGTGCCCGCCGACGACCTGACCGACCCGGCGCCGGCGACCTCCTTCGCCCACCTTGATGCGACGACCGTGCTCAACCGCGCGATCTCGGAAAAGGGCATCTATCCGGCGGTGGATCCGCTCGACTCGACGTCCCGCATGCTCGACCCGCAGATCGTCGGCGAGGAGCACTACCAGGTGGCCCGCGCCGTGCAGGCGACGCTGCAGCGCTACAAGTCGCTTCAGGACATCATCGCGATCCTGGGCATGGACGAACTGTCGGAAGACGACAAGCTGACGGTCGCCCGCGCCCGCAAGATCGAGCGCTTCCTGTCGCAGCCGTTCTTCGTCGCCGAAGTGTTCACCGGCTCGCCCGGACAGCTGGTTCCGCTGGAAGACACGATCCGCTCGTTCAAGGGTCTCGTGAACGGCGAATACGATCACCTGCCGGAAGCCGCCTTCTACATGGTCGGCTCGATCGAGATGGCGATCGCCAAGGCGCAGAAGCTGGCGGCGGAAGCGGCGTAA
- a CDS encoding F0F1 ATP synthase subunit epsilon — protein MAEAFKFDLVSPERLLVSELVESVIIPGTEGEMTVMANHAPVMATIKPGVVTVKPASGAEQRYVVFGGFADILPGGCTLLAESAVPVADINKADLASRIQDAKDDLADAKTDEERTKAEEFLNHLATLHDAV, from the coding sequence ATGGCTGAAGCGTTCAAGTTCGACCTCGTTTCTCCGGAGCGGCTGCTGGTCTCCGAGCTGGTGGAATCGGTGATCATCCCCGGCACCGAGGGCGAGATGACCGTGATGGCCAACCACGCGCCGGTGATGGCCACCATCAAGCCGGGCGTCGTGACGGTGAAGCCCGCCTCCGGCGCCGAGCAGCGCTATGTGGTGTTCGGCGGCTTCGCCGACATCCTGCCGGGAGGCTGCACGCTGCTGGCCGAATCGGCCGTGCCCGTCGCCGACATCAACAAGGCCGACCTCGCGAGCCGCATTCAGGACGCCAAGGACGACCTCGCCGACGCCAAGACGGACGAGGAGCGCACCAAGGCCGAGGAGTTCCTGAACCATCTCGCGACGCTGCACGACGCGGTGTAA
- a CDS encoding superoxide dismutase family protein encodes MRRTILAAVAATLMASQVYAQQTSATARMAGADGADNGTVTFNQTKSGMLHIIVEMTNLAPGSHGLHIHEKGACDAAGGFESAGGHYAGGKEHGVNSEDGPHAGDLPNVHVGGNGVLKAEFFTDRLSLGEGGANPLMDPDGSSVVLHAEPDDYASAPAGHAGDRVACGVIEQPS; translated from the coding sequence ATGAGACGGACCATACTCGCAGCGGTGGCCGCAACACTGATGGCGTCGCAGGTTTACGCCCAACAGACCTCCGCCACGGCCAGGATGGCCGGTGCCGACGGCGCGGACAACGGCACCGTCACCTTCAACCAGACCAAATCCGGGATGCTGCACATCATCGTCGAGATGACCAATCTCGCGCCCGGTTCGCACGGGCTGCACATTCACGAGAAGGGCGCGTGCGATGCGGCTGGCGGGTTCGAGAGCGCTGGCGGGCACTATGCCGGCGGGAAGGAGCATGGGGTTAACAGCGAGGACGGTCCGCATGCCGGCGACCTGCCCAATGTGCATGTCGGCGGCAATGGAGTGCTGAAGGCCGAGTTCTTCACGGATCGGCTGTCGCTGGGCGAGGGTGGCGCCAATCCGCTGATGGACCCGGACGGGTCCTCAGTCGTGCTGCATGCCGAGCCGGACGACTATGCCTCGGCGCCAGCGGGTCACGCCGGCGACCGCGTCGCCTGCGGGGTGATCGAACAGCCGTCCTGA